The proteins below are encoded in one region of Apium graveolens cultivar Ventura chromosome 4, ASM990537v1, whole genome shotgun sequence:
- the LOC141719134 gene encoding uncharacterized protein LOC141719134, whose product MGEPVLLNISPWKGLTRFGKKGKLNPRYVGPLKILKRVGKVAYVLALPPHMQHIYNVFHVSMIKKYNPDSRHVIEYELIEIQANLSYVQQAVKCLDQLVKVLRNKSVSLVRVLYRNNMIKESTWKLESEI is encoded by the coding sequence ATGGGAGAACCAGTATTGTTAAATATATCACCATGGAAGGggttgaccagatttggcaagaaaggaaaactcaatccgcgttatgttGGACCATTAAAAATATTGAAGCGAGTGGGGAAGGTTGCGTATGTTTTGGCTctaccgcctcatatgcagcacATTTATAATGTGTTTCATGTCTCTATGATTAaaaagtataatccagattcgaggcatgtaatagagtatgagctgATAGAAATCCAGGCTAACTTGTCTTATGTTCAGCAAGCGGTAAAATGTTTAGACCAGCTAGTAAAAGTGTTGAGGAATAAGTCGGTATCGTTAGTAAGAGTTTTGTATAGAAACAATATGATTAAAGAGTCAACCTggaaacttgagagtgaaatatAA